The following proteins are co-located in the Tardibacter chloracetimidivorans genome:
- a CDS encoding MBL fold metallo-hydrolase: protein MAAIVGFDFKLQADVPSCCSQQLKSFQMTRTAAAFTAVLLLSLSSTPATAQQVDRTSATAAQAGDIQRFRLGDLRITALSDGTVPQDLHELLLGITPKEVDNLLDRAFLKNPVEASINAFLLETSEGLVLIDAGAGEVFGPGYGGRLVDSLAVAGVEPSQIRHVLITHVHSDHSGGLVVKGRPLFPNAVIHVGKPDVDFFLGARGAERLGYAERYFSEAETALRPYLNRGRLKTFEDGEEILPGVTAAIHPGHTPGAAFFTVRSGPAAMVFIGDTVHVSAVQLPRPGVTIVYDFVPDQASAVRRQALDLFAQERTLVAAPHLPFPGIGHLRRDGEGYAWVPAEYVDRD from the coding sequence ATGGCGGCCATCGTTGGTTTCGATTTCAAACTTCAAGCGGATGTCCCCAGTTGTTGTTCTCAACAATTGAAGAGTTTCCAGATGACCCGAACCGCCGCGGCTTTCACCGCCGTCCTTCTCCTGTCGCTCTCATCCACGCCCGCTACCGCTCAACAGGTCGACCGCACTTCTGCGACTGCGGCTCAGGCGGGCGACATCCAGCGATTCCGGCTGGGAGACCTGCGCATCACGGCACTGTCCGACGGTACCGTCCCGCAAGATCTCCACGAGTTGCTGCTGGGGATCACGCCCAAGGAAGTCGACAATCTGCTTGATCGCGCATTCCTGAAAAACCCCGTCGAAGCGTCCATCAACGCGTTTCTGCTCGAAACGAGTGAAGGCCTGGTGCTGATCGATGCGGGGGCAGGCGAAGTGTTCGGTCCGGGTTATGGCGGTCGGCTCGTCGACAGCCTGGCCGTAGCCGGGGTCGAACCATCGCAGATCCGCCATGTCCTGATCACCCATGTACACTCCGACCATTCCGGCGGGCTTGTCGTCAAGGGGCGTCCCTTATTCCCCAACGCCGTCATTCACGTCGGCAAGCCGGACGTGGATTTCTTTCTCGGCGCGCGTGGCGCGGAACGGCTAGGCTACGCGGAGCGCTACTTCAGCGAAGCAGAGACGGCGCTTCGGCCCTATCTGAATCGGGGGCGGCTGAAGACCTTCGAGGACGGCGAGGAAATCCTGCCGGGCGTTACCGCGGCGATACATCCCGGCCATACGCCCGGGGCCGCCTTCTTCACTGTGCGCAGCGGCCCGGCTGCCATGGTCTTCATCGGCGACACCGTACACGTGAGCGCCGTCCAGCTTCCGCGCCCCGGGGTGACCATCGTCTATGACTTCGTCCCGGATCAGGCGAGCGCCGTGCGCCGGCAAGCGCTCGACCTTTTCGCACAGGAGCGCACCCTTGTCGCCGCGCCACATCTGCCTTTTCCCGGGATCGGTCACCTGCGACGCGATGGCGAGGGCTACGCCTGGGTTCCCGCCGAATATGTCGATCGCGACTGA
- a CDS encoding LysR family transcriptional regulator produces MSEPDLDIGLLRAFAALYAQRNVTRAAEQLGIGQPALSARLTRLRTLFGEMLFTPSSTGRGVVPTARADQLDPLVRDLITRLHRLGEPVAFDPTTSERTFRLALYENPAVMLIPDLVRRLQSTGPNIRIAVVAPDPERMSEGMEDGSIDMFVGSGRASSLWLSRTLFEEHFVVAQRAGHPRGRGPLSLDEFCALDHVLISAEGGGFSGLVDDTLAMMNRRRRVTVSVQTYALAPLVVANSDCLCTLPRRFLAKYAAAIEIMEPPFALDAMGLTAFWHPRHQDDEGHGWLRGQIFAAAQEQGRS; encoded by the coding sequence ATGAGTGAGCCGGACCTGGACATCGGACTCCTGCGGGCGTTCGCGGCCTTGTATGCCCAGCGGAACGTGACGCGGGCGGCCGAACAGCTGGGCATCGGCCAACCCGCCTTGTCCGCGCGGCTGACGCGGTTGCGCACCCTGTTCGGCGAAATGCTGTTCACGCCGTCGAGCACTGGCCGAGGCGTCGTCCCGACTGCGCGGGCGGATCAGCTCGATCCGCTCGTCCGCGACCTGATCACGCGACTGCACCGCCTTGGCGAGCCCGTGGCGTTCGACCCGACGACCAGCGAGCGCACCTTCAGACTGGCGCTCTACGAAAATCCCGCTGTCATGCTGATCCCGGATCTGGTTCGCAGACTTCAGTCGACAGGTCCGAACATCCGGATCGCGGTGGTCGCTCCGGACCCCGAGCGAATGTCCGAGGGCATGGAGGATGGCTCGATCGATATGTTCGTGGGGTCGGGAAGGGCGTCCAGCCTGTGGCTCAGCAGGACACTTTTCGAAGAGCATTTCGTCGTGGCCCAGCGCGCCGGCCATCCGCGAGGCCGAGGACCACTTAGTCTCGACGAATTTTGTGCGTTGGATCACGTCCTCATCTCCGCTGAAGGCGGCGGCTTCTCCGGTCTCGTTGATGACACTCTGGCCATGATGAACCGGCGCCGGCGGGTCACGGTGTCTGTGCAAACCTATGCGCTGGCGCCGCTGGTCGTCGCCAACAGCGACTGCCTGTGCACCCTACCGCGCCGCTTCCTGGCCAAATACGCAGCCGCCATAGAAATCATGGAGCCGCCGTTCGCGCTCGACGCCATGGGCCTCACGGCCTTCTGGCACCCCCGGCATCAGGACGACGAGGGCCATGGCTGGTTGCGAGGGCAAATCTTCGCCGCCGCCCAGGAGCAGGGGCGAAGCTGA
- a CDS encoding MBL fold metallo-hydrolase, whose product MFRLLTLSLAAALVSLSSPAHAQVRTAFPAERGLSIADFPRLVPVGEGVYAYEALRKPGFTTVSMIVVGSDGVLIADGQESNDATRAMLAAVATVTDKPVRWMVVGSVHEDHTGGTGALPADTVLVVHPDGLSQIKSGGRKVKIGPSAIGEVKSIDLGDRVVDILFLGRAHTASDLVVRVPDQNLVFMSEVFMNRVFPPMRSAFPKEWEDALQRALDLKAHRYIPGHGFVDGPERSREEMQAFRAAITHIRSEARRLHGPSPDDRPDWGEYASWMLADSQGPIALQRLSTLRE is encoded by the coding sequence ATGTTTCGCCTTCTCACCCTAAGCCTCGCCGCCGCGCTTGTCAGCTTGTCGTCGCCGGCTCACGCGCAGGTCCGCACCGCTTTTCCCGCGGAGCGAGGCCTGAGCATCGCCGACTTTCCCCGGCTCGTGCCGGTGGGCGAAGGCGTCTACGCCTATGAGGCGCTCAGGAAGCCGGGCTTCACGACCGTGTCCATGATCGTCGTCGGCTCGGACGGGGTGCTGATCGCCGACGGCCAGGAATCGAATGACGCGACCCGCGCGATGCTGGCGGCCGTCGCCACGGTGACCGACAAGCCGGTCCGGTGGATGGTGGTCGGTTCGGTGCACGAGGATCATACGGGTGGGACCGGAGCGCTTCCCGCGGACACCGTCCTTGTGGTCCATCCCGACGGCCTGTCCCAGATCAAGAGCGGCGGCCGAAAAGTGAAGATCGGACCGAGCGCGATCGGCGAGGTCAAGTCGATCGATCTGGGCGATCGGGTCGTGGATATACTGTTTCTCGGCAGGGCCCACACCGCGTCGGATCTGGTTGTCCGCGTTCCGGATCAGAACCTGGTCTTCATGAGCGAGGTCTTCATGAACCGGGTGTTCCCTCCGATGAGATCGGCCTTTCCAAAGGAGTGGGAAGACGCCCTGCAGCGCGCGCTCGACCTCAAGGCCCACCGCTATATCCCGGGACACGGGTTTGTGGACGGCCCCGAGCGGTCGCGTGAAGAGATGCAGGCCTTTCGGGCTGCGATAACGCACATCCGCTCCGAAGCCCGTCGTCTCCACGGTCCGTCGCCCGACGACCGCCCGGATTGGGGTGAGTACGCATCATGGATGCTCGCGGACAGTCAGGGACCCATCGCCCTCCAACGCCTCTCGACGCTACGCGAGTGA
- a CDS encoding VRR-NUC domain-containing protein, protein MKRFLQRLLGDDADNDKTRRPEGMRRLEIEPFSHGLVRIPALDFFGPHAASSNGQYHLIWQDRNPEGTIGGHRYEGHGTWSLLTDSGALLAKGRLERPQDGHVADDGTFILSDWMFGDGLKARLLAFGVDGRKLLEREFSANMASSGLSDDGRFAICQTANAPGSPDSCRYFLLDLEKGEEITSWEQETGWADGYEFDSVNERIYLSKEGKDRVAYGFDGKMVDREGWQRTRIAAGDLGVIRSVLEGVGHSLTHDLRTAIFAGLDVVAESDDIWSQAKALRLRGEMHEQAGEVDEAIASYEQALAIDPQVGVSRRLGKLQRSTSPVSKKARTAKVSRFEKQAERLGIEHEVVMLEQGLNKEWRMQPSGAMTAVEVAALEHYRAEGWEGVAAEDGLILTLIKAASFKPLADRNADTFVEALYAQNVAFVEDRFDPARMIDCISKSTRSQIEANWRVIAATAGDTPAFYPAVRREHVLGLYESLGTRRLAQIAEIFATAPYDLRAGWPDLTLWKETTVRFIEVKAPGDSMHAKQARLISTLLLPLGFDVALAEIRPL, encoded by the coding sequence ATGAAGAGGTTCCTACAACGATTGCTAGGAGACGACGCCGACAACGACAAGACGCGAAGACCAGAAGGGATGCGCCGTCTCGAAATCGAACCCTTCAGTCATGGCCTCGTGCGTATTCCGGCGCTCGACTTCTTTGGCCCCCATGCCGCGTCCTCGAATGGACAATATCATCTGATCTGGCAGGACCGAAATCCCGAAGGGACCATTGGCGGCCATCGCTATGAGGGACATGGAACGTGGTCATTACTGACAGACAGCGGTGCGCTGCTGGCTAAAGGGCGGCTCGAACGTCCGCAGGACGGTCATGTCGCGGACGATGGCACATTCATTCTGAGCGACTGGATGTTCGGCGACGGACTGAAAGCGCGACTTCTGGCGTTCGGGGTGGACGGACGGAAACTCCTGGAACGGGAATTTTCTGCCAACATGGCAAGTTCCGGCCTGTCTGATGATGGTCGGTTCGCGATCTGTCAGACTGCCAATGCTCCGGGCAGCCCGGACAGTTGCCGCTACTTTCTGCTCGACCTCGAAAAGGGTGAGGAGATTACGAGCTGGGAACAGGAGACCGGCTGGGCCGATGGCTATGAATTCGATAGCGTCAACGAGCGGATCTATCTGAGCAAAGAGGGAAAGGACCGCGTCGCTTATGGTTTCGACGGTAAGATGGTGGACCGCGAAGGCTGGCAAAGGACACGCATCGCCGCCGGCGACCTCGGTGTTATTCGCTCGGTCCTTGAAGGAGTAGGGCACAGCCTGACGCACGATTTACGAACAGCGATTTTCGCGGGATTGGATGTGGTGGCCGAGAGCGATGACATCTGGTCTCAGGCGAAGGCCCTGCGATTGCGCGGAGAAATGCACGAACAGGCCGGTGAAGTTGATGAGGCAATCGCTTCATACGAACAGGCGCTCGCAATCGATCCGCAGGTCGGCGTGTCGAGACGCTTGGGCAAGTTGCAGCGGTCTACATCGCCAGTCAGTAAGAAGGCTCGAACTGCCAAGGTCAGCCGCTTCGAAAAACAGGCCGAAAGACTGGGTATAGAGCATGAAGTGGTCATGCTGGAGCAGGGCTTGAACAAGGAATGGCGAATGCAGCCTTCCGGCGCCATGACTGCGGTCGAAGTTGCTGCCCTCGAACATTATCGTGCCGAAGGCTGGGAAGGTGTAGCAGCGGAAGACGGGCTTATTCTGACTCTCATCAAGGCCGCGTCCTTCAAACCCTTGGCAGACCGCAACGCCGACACGTTCGTCGAAGCGCTGTATGCGCAGAACGTTGCGTTCGTCGAAGACCGTTTCGATCCGGCTAGGATGATCGACTGCATTTCAAAGTCGACCCGAAGTCAGATCGAAGCCAACTGGAGGGTCATCGCGGCGACGGCCGGCGATACGCCGGCATTCTATCCTGCGGTCCGCAGAGAGCATGTGCTCGGTCTCTATGAAAGTCTGGGCACCAGGCGGCTGGCACAAATTGCCGAAATTTTTGCCACCGCGCCCTATGATTTACGCGCGGGCTGGCCCGACCTGACACTTTGGAAAGAGACGACAGTCAGGTTCATCGAGGTAAAGGCTCCGGGGGATTCCATGCATGCAAAGCAGGCACGGCTGATCTCCACTCTCTTGCTGCCGCTCGGATTTGATGTCGCGCTGGCTGAAATCAGACCGCTGTAA
- a CDS encoding tyrosine-type recombinase/integrase: protein MPTAKLNKRTIDALKPPAEKQFVLWDNEIRGFGIRVLPSGLKTFIIQYRNAEGIKRRVNLGRFGVLTVDQARDLAKIKLGAVASGEDPAEDARRARNEMNVSELCEWYLTEARAGRILGRRNRPIKESSLAMDESRIRTHINPLIGKRIARHLTIADVEAMQDDVAKGKTGKPRTGGRGGKATGGRGVAARCLTTIQAILGHAKHKGLLAEHPTKGAKKLAGNKRTRRLSVAEIETLGKAMVYAEQQGVSPTGIAVIRLLLLTGYRREEGQAMQREWVNPMGGFVAFPDTKTGEQVRAIGPEAIKVIVAQPRIAGNPYVFAATTGDGPFTAVSACLQRVCGFAGITGVTPHVLRHTFASIAAELGFSELTIRAMLGHASQNVTQDYIHVDEALKLAVRRTSDEIAKLLAQGAAKLDRLRLVA, encoded by the coding sequence ATGCCGACAGCCAAGCTGAACAAGCGCACGATCGATGCGCTCAAGCCCCCTGCTGAAAAGCAGTTCGTCCTGTGGGATAATGAAATACGCGGGTTCGGTATTCGGGTGCTGCCATCGGGGCTCAAGACGTTCATTATCCAGTATCGGAACGCCGAAGGCATCAAGCGCCGCGTTAATCTTGGCCGCTTCGGCGTGCTGACGGTGGACCAGGCGCGCGATCTCGCGAAAATCAAACTCGGAGCGGTGGCATCCGGGGAAGATCCGGCCGAAGACGCGCGTCGCGCGCGCAACGAGATGAACGTCTCTGAGCTATGCGAATGGTATTTGACCGAAGCGCGCGCAGGCAGGATTCTCGGTCGCCGCAACCGGCCGATCAAGGAGTCATCGCTTGCGATGGATGAGAGCCGGATTCGGACCCACATCAACCCACTGATCGGCAAGCGCATTGCCCGCCATCTGACGATTGCCGATGTCGAAGCGATGCAGGACGATGTAGCGAAGGGAAAGACCGGAAAGCCTCGCACCGGCGGTCGCGGCGGCAAGGCAACCGGCGGCCGCGGGGTCGCTGCGCGCTGCCTAACCACGATCCAGGCGATCCTGGGGCATGCAAAGCATAAGGGCTTGCTCGCCGAGCACCCGACAAAGGGGGCCAAGAAGCTCGCCGGAAACAAGCGAACACGGCGCCTCAGCGTCGCCGAGATCGAAACGCTGGGTAAAGCGATGGTCTACGCAGAACAACAGGGCGTCAGTCCGACCGGGATTGCCGTGATCCGTCTGCTGCTTCTAACCGGCTATCGCCGCGAAGAAGGCCAAGCCATGCAGCGGGAATGGGTCAATCCGATGGGAGGGTTCGTCGCCTTTCCCGACACCAAGACCGGCGAGCAGGTCCGGGCGATCGGGCCGGAAGCGATCAAGGTGATCGTGGCGCAGCCCCGGATCGCCGGCAATCCCTATGTGTTTGCGGCAACGACGGGCGATGGCCCCTTCACGGCTGTAAGCGCCTGCCTGCAGCGCGTTTGCGGTTTTGCCGGAATCACGGGCGTCACGCCCCACGTCCTGCGGCACACCTTTGCCAGCATTGCCGCCGAACTCGGTTTCTCGGAACTGACGATCCGCGCGATGCTGGGACACGCCTCGCAGAACGTGACGCAGGATTACATCCACGTCGATGAAGCGCTGAAACTGGCCGTGCGACGCACGTCCGACGAGATTGCCAAGTTGCTCGCCCAGGGCGCCGCCAAGCTCGACCGGCTGCGGCTCGTGGCCTGA
- a CDS encoding TonB-dependent receptor domain-containing protein, which translates to MSAEGGEFDRTAGNDVIVVTGRSLSTPDLMPPLPVQVLSGDDLAHRRQGGLGETLAGLPGVHLDNFGGGASRPVIRGQTVPRIEILSDGANLFDVSSVSPDHAITTDPLLLDEIEILRGPVATRFGGSAGNGAINLIDSKVPKALPVGGLSGATEVRFGTGDEEKTLVGRVTAGIGPFAVHAEGSRRRSDDYDVPGAFGSDTLRDSFADSASYSFGASWITSKGYLGAAYTRQDSEYGLPGHSHEGGVCHLHGLALHCESHDIWEDPFLGADDGHTAFIKLRSERVDIRGDYDDLLPGVAHTRLRLSYTDYVHDEVDGDVLFSRYSNKVYDGRLELTHVPFLGFSGTLGVQYTHGTFSGLDYNDAHEGRVPREFVTEGAALFLTERRSFGRLDVEISARKDWREITIPFKLENYILPSLLANLPPATLDLATRTYQNVHLRNWPRSKAEPFSASLAGTLNLDDGYSISVSLSRSERMPSVREIYASSNSLATNSFETGLIKGSGSLQKYPDTIETAKAVNLTLRKATGRTRFELGIFYQDIDDYVFARFVDEESLQSGLLYRYLVYTPADATFTGIDGQISHQFSTESRLTVFGDYVRATLKEQDDHLPRIPPGRLGARYQWTRGPASADLEYYRTFAQDRVASYETRTEGYDMLNATLSYRLDVGPGKSVEFYARATNLTNELAFAHTSFVKDQSPLRGRNITLGMRHQF; encoded by the coding sequence GTGTCCGCGGAAGGTGGCGAGTTCGATCGGACGGCAGGGAATGATGTCATCGTTGTTACGGGACGCTCGCTCAGCACTCCGGACCTCATGCCACCCTTGCCCGTCCAGGTTCTTTCCGGGGATGACCTCGCGCATCGCCGCCAAGGCGGCCTCGGAGAAACGCTTGCTGGATTGCCCGGCGTGCATCTCGATAATTTCGGCGGAGGCGCGTCGCGTCCGGTCATCCGGGGGCAAACCGTCCCGCGCATCGAAATCCTGAGCGATGGCGCCAATCTGTTCGATGTCTCGTCCGTTTCACCGGACCACGCGATCACCACCGATCCGCTCCTGCTCGACGAGATCGAGATACTGCGGGGGCCTGTGGCTACCCGCTTTGGTGGCAGCGCCGGAAACGGCGCGATCAATCTGATCGACAGCAAGGTTCCCAAGGCCCTGCCGGTAGGTGGGCTGTCCGGGGCGACCGAGGTTCGCTTTGGAACTGGGGACGAAGAGAAGACTCTTGTCGGCCGCGTCACCGCTGGCATCGGTCCTTTCGCGGTTCACGCCGAGGGGTCGCGACGCAGGAGCGATGACTATGATGTGCCCGGCGCCTTTGGCAGCGACACGCTGCGGGATTCGTTCGCCGACAGCGCGAGTTATAGTTTCGGCGCTTCATGGATCACGTCGAAGGGGTATCTCGGCGCAGCATACACGCGGCAAGACAGCGAATATGGGCTTCCCGGCCATTCTCACGAAGGCGGCGTCTGCCATTTGCACGGCCTGGCGCTGCATTGCGAGTCTCACGACATCTGGGAAGATCCGTTCCTGGGGGCTGATGATGGCCATACGGCCTTCATCAAGCTGCGCAGCGAACGCGTCGATATCCGCGGCGACTATGACGACCTGCTGCCGGGGGTCGCCCACACGCGACTTCGCCTCTCCTATACTGACTATGTTCATGACGAGGTCGATGGCGACGTCCTCTTCTCCCGCTATTCGAATAAGGTCTACGATGGCCGCCTCGAACTCACTCACGTCCCGTTCCTGGGATTTTCCGGCACGCTTGGCGTTCAATATACCCATGGGACATTTTCCGGCCTCGATTACAACGATGCTCATGAAGGTCGCGTGCCACGCGAGTTCGTCACGGAAGGCGCTGCGCTCTTTCTGACGGAGCGTCGCTCTTTTGGCCGGCTCGACGTGGAGATCTCCGCGCGGAAAGACTGGCGGGAAATTACGATCCCGTTCAAGCTTGAAAACTACATCCTTCCAAGCTTGCTCGCGAACCTGCCGCCCGCCACATTGGATCTGGCCACCAGGACTTACCAGAACGTCCATCTCAGGAACTGGCCCCGATCAAAGGCGGAGCCTTTCTCCGCCTCGCTCGCCGGTACGTTGAATCTCGATGACGGCTATTCGATCTCTGTGTCTCTGAGCCGGTCAGAACGCATGCCGAGCGTCAGAGAGATTTATGCGTCGAGCAACAGCCTTGCCACGAACAGCTTCGAGACCGGGCTCATCAAGGGTTCCGGAAGCCTTCAAAAATATCCTGATACCATCGAGACCGCAAAGGCGGTGAATCTCACCTTGCGAAAAGCAACGGGGCGCACTCGGTTTGAGCTTGGCATATTCTATCAAGATATCGACGACTATGTCTTTGCCCGGTTCGTGGATGAAGAGAGCCTCCAGTCCGGCCTCCTCTACCGCTATCTCGTCTACACGCCGGCCGATGCGACCTTCACGGGCATCGACGGACAAATCAGCCACCAGTTCAGTACTGAATCCCGCCTCACCGTCTTTGGCGACTATGTGCGCGCGACGCTGAAGGAACAGGATGACCATCTGCCGCGCATCCCGCCGGGACGGCTCGGGGCGCGTTACCAATGGACGCGCGGCCCGGCCTCTGCCGACCTTGAGTATTATCGTACATTTGCCCAAGATCGCGTCGCATCCTACGAGACGCGGACCGAAGGCTATGACATGCTCAACGCAACCCTGTCGTACCGGCTTGACGTTGGGCCGGGGAAATCGGTTGAGTTCTATGCCCGCGCCACCAATCTCACGAACGAACTGGCTTTTGCGCATACGTCATTCGTGAAGGACCAGTCGCCTTTGCGTGGACGCAACATCACCTTGGGAATGCGGCACCAGTTCTGA
- a CDS encoding helix-turn-helix domain-containing protein translates to MSSPKSGNALKRLGRDLRSARLRRGISVADLAVRAGTSPSTIARLEKGDPGVGIGTLSDVLVVFGLTDRLADLVEVRKDELGMALDAQRLPHRGKSSAGTRRAGSRKNQSLENESNDTDQNGVAF, encoded by the coding sequence ATGAGCTCGCCCAAATCAGGTAACGCCCTTAAGCGGCTTGGCAGAGATCTGCGCAGCGCGCGCTTGCGCAGAGGCATCTCTGTGGCCGATCTGGCCGTGCGCGCGGGCACTTCGCCAAGTACCATAGCCCGCCTGGAGAAAGGAGATCCTGGCGTCGGCATAGGCACGCTCAGTGACGTTCTGGTGGTGTTTGGTCTTACCGACCGGCTGGCCGATCTGGTCGAAGTCCGCAAAGACGAGCTTGGAATGGCGCTCGATGCCCAACGGTTGCCCCACCGGGGCAAGTCGTCAGCTGGCACCCGGCGTGCCGGCTCGCGGAAAAACCAGTCTCTCGAGAACGAGAGTAACGACACCGATCAGAACGGCGTGGCATTCTGA
- a CDS encoding type II toxin-antitoxin system HipA family toxin translates to MADFSAQVALGESLTPVGQLRFTQTGPRQFSTFTYDQEWSGNPQAFAIEPALPLEGGPFHTSGRPGHMRDALPGVFSDAAPDDWGRRLLERAYGNGLSEFEYLTLSDDMCRQGALRFLDADGEIIRGNAPDAVPRLVELESITAIARAYEQGKEISAEEMQALAGAGGSGGARPKANVRDGDALWMAKFTSVHDQRPIERVEVATLRLAHDCGIRTPNVRLELEDSPFPVALIERFDRRGSARIPYISARTALGKTGTDYGSYTEIIDFMRGHSANPQADFEELYRRLIFTILVSNKDDHLKNHGFLYVGNGQWRLSPVFDVNPAPDRNPHLETAIMEGGVHDRSIDLALEAAPFFEIAEEDARQTIREMAYKIADGWRDALREVGVSGALAKDYEPAFVHDQSDAALTL, encoded by the coding sequence ATGGCCGATTTTTCCGCACAGGTCGCGCTTGGCGAGAGCCTGACGCCGGTCGGACAATTGCGCTTCACGCAAACTGGGCCGCGTCAGTTTTCGACCTTTACCTACGATCAGGAATGGAGCGGCAATCCGCAAGCCTTCGCGATCGAGCCAGCACTGCCGCTCGAAGGAGGTCCGTTTCACACGTCCGGCAGACCGGGCCACATGCGCGACGCGCTGCCGGGTGTGTTCTCGGATGCCGCGCCGGATGACTGGGGGCGTCGCCTCCTCGAACGCGCTTATGGCAATGGCCTCTCCGAGTTCGAATATCTCACGCTAAGCGACGACATGTGCCGGCAGGGCGCCTTGCGCTTTCTCGATGCCGATGGAGAAATCATCAGGGGCAACGCGCCCGATGCCGTGCCGCGTTTGGTCGAACTCGAAAGCATCACGGCGATCGCCCGGGCCTATGAACAGGGCAAGGAAATCTCGGCGGAAGAGATGCAGGCGCTGGCCGGTGCAGGCGGATCAGGCGGTGCCCGGCCCAAGGCCAATGTTCGTGACGGGGACGCTCTCTGGATGGCCAAGTTCACTTCGGTTCACGACCAGCGGCCGATCGAGCGTGTCGAAGTTGCCACGCTCCGGCTCGCGCATGACTGCGGCATCCGGACGCCAAATGTCAGGCTGGAGCTCGAAGATTCGCCCTTTCCAGTGGCGCTGATCGAACGTTTTGATCGGCGCGGAAGCGCGCGTATTCCTTATATCTCGGCGCGAACAGCGCTCGGCAAGACCGGAACCGATTACGGCTCGTATACTGAGATCATCGATTTCATGCGTGGCCATTCAGCAAATCCACAAGCGGATTTCGAGGAACTCTATCGGCGTCTCATTTTCACGATCCTGGTCTCGAACAAGGATGACCATCTCAAGAACCACGGTTTTCTCTATGTGGGGAACGGACAATGGCGGCTATCGCCGGTCTTCGACGTTAATCCGGCTCCCGACCGCAATCCGCATCTGGAAACGGCGATCATGGAAGGTGGAGTGCATGACCGATCGATCGACCTTGCGCTCGAAGCCGCCCCGTTCTTCGAGATAGCAGAAGAGGATGCGCGCCAGACGATCCGGGAAATGGCGTACAAGATTGCCGACGGCTGGCGCGACGCACTGCGCGAGGTGGGTGTATCCGGCGCTCTGGCTAAGGATTATGAACCAGCCTTTGTACATGATCAATCCGATGCGGCGCTGACACTTTGA
- a CDS encoding plasmid partitioning protein RepB C-terminal domain-containing protein, with translation MDPIKQGGLQLIASEQHARISNTFWVAFTYNKRVNRLAVIQEHYMIVRALERGVSEEKLARALDVDTKVIRQRRHLLNGISWDVAELLKDKPVGHVAFQKLRKMKAIRQLEVAELMISANNFTSSYARALLATTKSDDLHKPERHAMATGLSPEQMERLEREMAELNTDYKELETSYGDDMLVLVVASGFLERMLSKPEIERFLGSKLNQPLENRWSH, from the coding sequence ATGGATCCAATCAAGCAGGGCGGCCTTCAACTCATCGCGTCCGAACAACATGCACGAATTTCAAACACGTTCTGGGTGGCCTTCACCTACAACAAGCGCGTCAATCGGCTGGCGGTGATCCAGGAGCACTACATGATCGTCCGCGCTCTGGAGCGTGGCGTTTCGGAGGAAAAACTCGCTCGTGCTCTCGATGTCGACACCAAAGTCATCAGGCAGCGTCGGCACCTACTCAATGGAATCAGCTGGGACGTGGCCGAACTGCTCAAGGACAAGCCGGTCGGGCATGTGGCGTTTCAGAAGCTGCGCAAGATGAAGGCGATCCGTCAGCTCGAAGTCGCCGAACTCATGATCTCGGCGAACAACTTCACATCATCTTACGCCAGAGCGCTTCTCGCGACCACGAAATCGGACGACCTTCACAAGCCGGAACGGCACGCAATGGCGACTGGCCTGTCTCCCGAGCAGATGGAACGACTCGAACGCGAAATGGCGGAACTCAACACCGACTACAAGGAACTGGAAACGTCATATGGCGACGACATGCTTGTTCTGGTTGTCGCTTCAGGATTTCTGGAGCGCATGCTGTCCAAACCCGAGATCGAACGTTTCCTAGGGTCCAAACTCAATCAGCCTCTTGAAAATCGTTGGTCTCATTGA
- a CDS encoding helix-turn-helix domain-containing transcriptional regulator, translating to MVLTRDFKETVKERAARDPAFAKAMLDEAATAFLNGEPHVARLILRDLVNASVGFEALAAETNRPSKSLHRMLSEKGNPSMDNLAAIFGAVRKRLGVAIEAHAVESA from the coding sequence ATGGTGCTGACACGGGATTTCAAGGAAACGGTAAAGGAGCGCGCCGCGCGCGATCCCGCTTTCGCCAAGGCCATGCTTGACGAGGCTGCGACGGCCTTCCTCAATGGCGAGCCGCATGTCGCGCGGCTGATCCTACGTGACCTGGTGAACGCATCGGTTGGTTTTGAAGCTTTGGCGGCCGAGACCAACCGGCCAAGCAAGAGCCTCCACCGTATGCTGTCGGAAAAAGGCAATCCGAGCATGGACAATCTCGCGGCCATTTTTGGAGCGGTGCGCAAGCGCCTTGGCGTGGCGATCGAGGCGCATGCAGTGGAGTCCGCCTGA